Proteins from one Natrinema salinisoli genomic window:
- a CDS encoding carotenoid biosynthesis protein, whose protein sequence is MSQERRFAGLAAAVGVLALVHATVTWPLSATLAFFGGGAVIAFVGEAIVITLGWLEHHIGPKVAGVPLYVLFGWTGTIYVAFRGALLVTDGWTAVVAAGALATTYDVLTDHRGVADGHWTYTDDLSGPRYRDVPWWNFAGWFVISCLTASLAVVFL, encoded by the coding sequence ATGTCTCAGGAACGCCGCTTCGCTGGCCTGGCCGCTGCGGTCGGCGTCCTCGCACTCGTCCATGCCACAGTCACGTGGCCGCTATCGGCGACGCTCGCGTTCTTTGGCGGCGGTGCAGTCATCGCGTTCGTCGGCGAGGCGATCGTCATCACCCTCGGCTGGCTGGAACACCATATCGGCCCGAAAGTCGCCGGTGTCCCGCTCTACGTGCTGTTCGGGTGGACCGGGACGATCTACGTCGCGTTTCGCGGTGCGCTCCTCGTTACCGACGGCTGGACCGCAGTCGTCGCCGCTGGCGCACTCGCTACTACTTACGACGTACTTACTGACCACCGGGGCGTCGCCGATGGTCACTGGACGTACACGGACGACCTCTCTGGCCCCCGATATCGCGATGTCCCCTGGTGGAATTTCGCCGGATGGTTCGTCATCAGTTGCCTCACGGCGTCGCTCGCCGTCGTCTTCCTTTGA
- a CDS encoding DUF5807 family protein, whose translation MSNSREAFLAGERLDDVALFLADSYVSDDRLEQFGDRVDDGTLIVVDGERGRGAFQAATGTGAMEFAKSAMSTEGEIDGDLTGGHCPDASDDEDHTIQFVFAFAEAQNEEVGGIYAEGAVVHAYAQCTCGTAFSDRWNVSE comes from the coding sequence ATGAGCAACTCACGTGAAGCGTTTCTGGCGGGCGAGCGTCTCGATGATGTCGCGCTCTTTCTGGCCGACTCGTACGTGTCGGACGACCGGCTCGAGCAGTTCGGCGATCGGGTCGACGACGGAACGCTGATCGTCGTCGACGGCGAGCGGGGTCGAGGCGCCTTCCAGGCGGCGACGGGAACCGGTGCGATGGAGTTCGCAAAGTCCGCGATGAGCACGGAAGGGGAGATCGACGGCGATCTGACGGGTGGCCACTGTCCGGACGCGTCGGACGACGAGGATCACACGATTCAGTTCGTCTTCGCGTTCGCCGAAGCACAGAACGAGGAGGTCGGCGGTATCTACGCCGAGGGCGCTGTCGTCCACGCCTACGCCCAGTGTACGTGCGGGACGGCGTTCTCGGATCGGTGGAACGTGAGCGAGTGA